ATTTACGGGGACAGTTACTGGGTTTATTTTGATGGTCAGCGGCTATAGTTTACACCAGCGATACAGAGTAGGTTACTATCTTGCTCTTGTATTTCTCCCAATTGCAACAATACAGGGCATTGTTCAGTCAAGCATCGCGTCGTTACCACTAATAATTCTATCGCTGATTGCACTGGTAATCGTACATATAAACCGAAGTCGGTTCCAGGAGCAGGTTGATATGACACCAGCGCAGTTGGCAGCCATGGTAGCACTAGCTGGCGTGCAACTGTATGGAACTGTCGGGACCTATTCGCTTAGAGACCAATTTGATGGGGTAAACTCAGTATTAGATGCATTTTACTTTACAATTGTAACAGCATCGACAGTTGGATACGGTGATATAGAAGCATTGACTGCACAGGCACGGTTATTCACAATTTCGGTTCTGGTGCTTGGAACAGCGAGTTTCGCAGTTGCACTTGGTGTACTGCTAGGACCGATGATTGAGGCACGGCTTGCGGCAAGCTTAGGTCGTGTTCGTGATCGTCAGCTGAGCCAGCTTGAGGACCACATCATTATTTTGGGCTGGAGTGAATTAACAAGCCAGCTTATTGAGGAGCTTTCAGAGAAGGTTCATATAGTGGTCATTGCACGAGAGGATTCAGGGGTCCCGGATATACAAAATCAAGAACGAACAACGCTAGTTGGTGACCCGACAGAAGAAAACATCCTTGAACGAGCTAGAATTGAACGCGCCAAATCAGTAATTGTCGCAACAACAGATGATTCAAAAGATGCGTTTGCGATCCTTACTGCTAGAGAAATCACTGGAGATGCACAAATCATTGCCACAGCAGCGAACTCGGAAAACGTTTCAAAATTAGAACGTGCAGGAGCCAATGTGGTCTTAGATCCGGCACATGTTGGAGCACAGCTGCTCGTAGATTCTACGCTTCGTAACAACGAGTAATAGAAGATCTATATAATCGGTCAGTGGTGGTCAACAGCTAAGAGTCAGTTGGGGTGTAGTAGTATTCACCCTCTCGTTTCTGCTGTCGGTCGAGCTGGCTGTCCGGCTTGTTGATTCGAGGACGGCCAACGCGCTCATCTCGTCGGAAAGTAATTTCGAGGTTCGAAAGGAATTCGTTCATCCCAGACCGCATATTTTGTGGTGTGCCAGCATGACCGGATACCGCCGGTTCGCCGTCGAATACAAGCAGACGATCAGAGAGAAGATCAATCAGGTATATATCATGGTCGATAACAAGGACAGTCGCATCATTTGATTCTGCATACCGGCGAATTGCGTTCGTTGCTTGGACACGTTGTTCAACATCCAGATGCGCTGAAGGTTCATCGAGTAAGTAAAGGTCAGCATCCTGCGAGAGACAGGCAGCAATTGCGACACGCTGTCGCTCACCGCCTGAGAGTTCAGTGAGACGCTGTTCCATTATCGGGTCAAGTTGGAGTGGTTTGGCAATTTCAGTATTCCAGTAGGAGGACCCAAAGTCAGAGGTGATTCCTGACAAGAAAGTGTCAACACGACGGTTTTGATCAATTTCGATATACTGAGGTTTATAGGAGATATCAAGATCCGCATCAAGTGATCCACTATCTGGCGTTAATTCACCAGCAAGCATCTTCGCAAACGTTGACTTACCAATGCCATTTGGACCAACAATGCCCAGCACCTCGTTTTGATAGATCGTTCCTGACTCGACTGTTAGCGAAAACGCGTCTTCACCGTAGCTTTTCTCAACTTGTGGGTACTCAACCAGTTGATCTCCGGTTGTTGTCGTACGAGGAGCATGCTCTTCGAACTCAATCTGTTCTGAACGAATACGCATGTTCTCATTTTCAAGGTATCCAGCAAGGTACTCGTTGATGCCTTTTTTCACCGACTTTGGATCGGTGATTACACCGTAAGCGTTCGGGTCACCATATGCGACATGGAGCGTGTCCGCAAGCAGATCAAGGACGGCAAGGTCGTGCTCAACAACAAGCATTGAGCGATTTGATCCCTCTGCAATATCACGAATCAGACGAGCAGCAGCGATCCGTTGGCCGATGTCGAGGTATGGTGTAATTTCGTCAAGGAAATAGAAGTCAGCATCTCGAGCGAGACAGGCTGCAATCGCGACACGTTGAAGTTCGCCACCAGAGAGATCTTCGATTGGCTGGTCAATCACGGGGCCAAGAGAAAGTCGGTCGACAATCGTATCAAGCTGATTCCGCTCATCCGTTCCAGCCAGTAGATCCCGGGTGGTTCCATTAAACTGCTCTGGAATTTGATCAACGTACTGTGGTTTTTGTGCGACCGTCCGGTCACCTTCCACAGTACCTGTAAGATATTCCTGAAGTTGTGTACCACTATATTCACGGATTACAGTATCCCATTCAGGTGGAGATTCCCATTCACCTAAGTTAGGCGTGAGTTCACCTGCAAGGATTTGGACGGCAGTTGTTTTACCGATTCCATTAGGACCTAAAATTCCGGCTACTTGGCCTTCAGCTGGAAGTGGAAGTCCATAAAGTCGGAACGCGTTGTCACCGTATTGGTGAACAGGATCATCGCTGAGTTCTGCTGGGAGGTTAATGATCTCGATTGCATCAAAGGGACATTTTTCAACACAGATACCGCACGATTCACCAAGACAAATCTCTTCACTGATTCGGATTTGATCAGGACCACCTTCTTCTGCTTCCTCCCCCCGAATAACAATGCATTCTTTACCTGTCCGGTTTGGTGGACAGTAATTCATACACTCGTAGTTACAGCGATCCGGCTGGCACCGTTCTAAGTCAACAACAGCGATACTATCGTCGGTCATAGTTAGAGGATGGTTGCTCCAGTTGTCAGTAAGATGCCCCACGTGATAAACCACAGGCAAAACGTCATGAACACAACATAGAGGGCATCACGGCCGCCACCCCAGTCGTCGTAGAGATATTGGAAGAAAAGCATCTGCGCTCCGATTGCCGCGGCTAGGATAAGGAGTGCAGTCGTGTCAGAGGCAGCAGCATTGAGTGCATCTGCATCATAGGTTCCGTCAAATGCGACAGCATGCGAACCGATGCCAGCAAGGATTCCAAGCAACGTCGTAACTGCTGTGATAACTATTGCTCGGAAATGCTGCTGATCGACGTCATCAGCAAATGCCATATTGTAACTCCAAGACCACCGATTAAAAGCCGTTCGTTTGCGGTTCGACTAAAAACAGAAAACGGTTACATGAAAGAAGATAATAACTCTCTGGAAAATTTTGTATAAGCTACCCGCCTGACTTGCTTCCGTTGGCCGCTTCTTGAGAACGGGGGCATAGCGTCGTCACCGCACCGCTAAGACCACGACAGGTTGTAACGCATTTGTATACTACTAGTAGCATATTTCTAAATATAATTTCAGATACATTTCTAAGTCTTGAACAAGAATATAAGACTAAATTTGCGATAAGGATAGACCGGCAGACAAACAAAATACAAATGTTCAAATAATATCTAGATAATACCAATAGTATATATGTTGTCTACTATAGGACAAAGATTCTAAGGAGATGCCTCAAAAAAGTAAAAATATATCAGGAGTAGAGCCGCTAAGACTGCCATGGAACTCGGTATCAACCTTTATACGGGTGGGAAACGTGTTATATTTCAATGGCAGGGACTGACGAAGATAGTCTCGCGGACCTCCCACCAAGTGCGAAGCTTGTCTACAAAGTGCTTGAATATGACGGACCAATGACACAAAAGCAGATTGTAGAAGAGTCAATGCTGTCAGCACGGACGGTTCGGTACGCACTTGAACGACTTGAGGAGATTGGCATCGTGAGTGAAGATGTGTATTTTGCAGATGCACGACAGAACTTATACCGAATAACTGAAGAGTCTCCATCAGACCCGGAGCAAGGGACTGACGCCGGAGCATACGCAGAGTAAGGTGTCTACTGATCTTTCAGGTCAGTAAGTGTTTTGATGGAAATAGTTGCCAAAGATGAAGAGCGCTAAGATTGGATAACAGTACTAATTGATCGAACCACTTCACTGGGGGGTGCATTGAACCGATCGGGATGGATAAGACCAGCAAAGTACCGTGCAGTCTCAATTAGACGGGGGCCAGGCCGGTTAACATAGTGGTTGCCGTCCATGAAGTATATCTCATTAT
This portion of the Salinarchaeum sp. IM2453 genome encodes:
- a CDS encoding ribosome biogenesis/translation initiation ATPase RLI, which produces MTDDSIAVVDLERCQPDRCNYECMNYCPPNRTGKECIVIRGEEAEEGGPDQIRISEEICLGESCGICVEKCPFDAIEIINLPAELSDDPVHQYGDNAFRLYGLPLPAEGQVAGILGPNGIGKTTAVQILAGELTPNLGEWESPPEWDTVIREYSGTQLQEYLTGTVEGDRTVAQKPQYVDQIPEQFNGTTRDLLAGTDERNQLDTIVDRLSLGPVIDQPIEDLSGGELQRVAIAACLARDADFYFLDEITPYLDIGQRIAAARLIRDIAEGSNRSMLVVEHDLAVLDLLADTLHVAYGDPNAYGVITDPKSVKKGINEYLAGYLENENMRIRSEQIEFEEHAPRTTTTGDQLVEYPQVEKSYGEDAFSLTVESGTIYQNEVLGIVGPNGIGKSTFAKMLAGELTPDSGSLDADLDISYKPQYIEIDQNRRVDTFLSGITSDFGSSYWNTEIAKPLQLDPIMEQRLTELSGGERQRVAIAACLSQDADLYLLDEPSAHLDVEQRVQATNAIRRYAESNDATVLVIDHDIYLIDLLSDRLLVFDGEPAVSGHAGTPQNMRSGMNEFLSNLEITFRRDERVGRPRINKPDSQLDRQQKREGEYYYTPTDS
- a CDS encoding NAD-binding protein, with the translated sequence MSAEINTSINSARGSQFGVGLVFAVGVVAVITGIVHITYTPISGVLEPYIPEVIQGAVGFTGTVTGFILMVSGYSLHQRYRVGYYLALVFLPIATIQGIVQSSIASLPLIILSLIALVIVHINRSRFQEQVDMTPAQLAAMVALAGVQLYGTVGTYSLRDQFDGVNSVLDAFYFTIVTASTVGYGDIEALTAQARLFTISVLVLGTASFAVALGVLLGPMIEARLAASLGRVRDRQLSQLEDHIIILGWSELTSQLIEELSEKVHIVVIAREDSGVPDIQNQERTTLVGDPTEENILERARIERAKSVIVATTDDSKDAFAILTAREITGDAQIIATAANSENVSKLERAGANVVLDPAHVGAQLLVDSTLRNNE
- a CDS encoding winged helix-turn-helix domain-containing protein, which gives rise to MAGTDEDSLADLPPSAKLVYKVLEYDGPMTQKQIVEESMLSARTVRYALERLEEIGIVSEDVYFADARQNLYRITEESPSDPEQGTDAGAYAE